One Coffea arabica cultivar ET-39 chromosome 5c, Coffea Arabica ET-39 HiFi, whole genome shotgun sequence DNA window includes the following coding sequences:
- the LOC140007154 gene encoding uncharacterized protein: protein MYEEIIYGPEDAVPLASNNHEAIVIEVITCNYKVKKVYIDNGSAIDVLYYKTFKELQLEDKQLIPVRTPLIGFAGPPVRPEGMITLMVTVGESPKCRTVPVNFAVVKEPSSYNMILGRPTLNALRAVCSTLHLSMKFPTPEGVAEVLGDPEVARACYIATLKGKEKLVAQTICLEPWEPAEKEERLETDESLVELSICPERTDRVVKTGAGLSELTRRALESLLEEYAEIFAWSADDMPGVSPELAVHKLHVDPNIRPVKQKKRNFAPERNEIVKEEVGKLLEAKIVKEIYYPTWLANPVLVKKEDRAWRMCVDFTDLNKACPKDCYPLPRIDQLVDSTTGYEIFCFLDAFKRYHQIALDEAD from the coding sequence ATGTACGAGGAAATCATCTACGGGCCAGAGGACGCGGTACCCTTAGCCTCTAATAATCATGAGGCGATCGTGATAGAAGTTATCACGTGCAACTATAAGGTAAAGAAGGTGTACATCGATAATGGGAGTGCCATCGATGTGCTGTATTACAAAACCTTCAAGGAATTGCAGCTGGAAGACAAGCAGCTCATCCCAGTTCGGACTCCCTTGATAGGTTTTGCAGGTCCGCCGGTTAGACCAGAGGGAATGATAACCCTCATGGTCACGGTAGGGGAGTCACCGAAGTGCCGAACTGTCCCGGTGAATTTCGCGGTAGTAAAGGAGCCGTCTTCCTACAATATGATACTAGGGCGACCAACCCTCAACGCTCTCCGAGCTGTCTGCTCGACCCTACACCTTAGTATGAAGTTCCCGACGCCTGAGGGGGTGGCCGAGGTGCTGGGGGACCCGGAGGTAGCTCGGGCCTGTTACATTGCAACCCTCAAAGGTAAGGAGAAACTGGTGGCCCAGACGATCTGTCTGGAGCCCTGGGAGCCTGCTGAAAAGGAGGAAAGGTTGGAGACGGATGAGAGTCTGGTCGAGTTGTCGATCTGCCCCGAGCGAACTGATCGCGTGGTAAAAACCGGAGCTGGTCTGAGCGAGCTGACACGGAGAGCTCTGGAGTCCTTGCTGGAGGAATACGCCGAGATCTTCGCGTGGAGCGCTGATGACATGCCCGGAGTCTCTCCCGAGCTGGCAGTTCACAAGCTGCACGTTGACCCAAACATCCGGCCAGTGAAGCAAAAGAAGAGGAACTTCGCTCCTGAGCGCAACGAGATCGTCAAGGAAGAGGTAGGCAAGTTGTTGGAGGCCAAAATTGTGAAGGAGATCTACTATCCGACCTGGCTGGCCAACCCTGTGCTGGTCAAAAAGGAGGACAGGGCCTGGAGGATGTGCGTAGATTTCACCGACCTGAACAAGGCCTGTCCGAAGGATTGTTACCCCCTCCCTCGCATCGACCAGCTAGTCGACTCGACCACTGGGTACGAGATCTTCTGCTTTCTGGATGCCTTCAAGAGGTATCACCAGATAGCTCTGGACGAGGCAGATTAG